ttagaaaaatataaaaaatgaaatgttttacaaAATTCATGGGCACATGTGAGGTATAGTGATCTtcccataaatattttaaatgtgttgagAAATAATgcttaaatttgtttattatCCAGTCAAATGCACATAAAATTTCTCCATTCTGAGTGAGTTACCCCAGATTAGCATGTTGGTACCATTCAGGTTATCCAATTTGTGATTCTACAAAAGCAACATGCCCCATTCAGCAGAAGTGATCTGGTTGCCAGGCTGCCGCCTGGAACTGGAACCCAACCATGGGGACCCACGAAGCCCCATACATAAAAGCCAAGGAGCATGGGGCatgtttcttgtgtgtgtgtgtgtgtgtgtgtgtgtgtgtgtgtggagagagagagagctggggagctCCTGGGACATCTTGTCAACCCCGCAATAGGACAGAGGATCAAAGAACACTcccaaaaagaagaaacagggaCCAAGATCCACATGGGTTCTGATCTAGGCTCAGGGCATCTTATTCAGGATAACATTGCCAATAGTGGCCAGTCCTACACACTGAGTTGTGACttagaaaatttcaagaaaagtAATCCAAAGTGTGGAGTCTTATGAGACATTTGGCCCAGAGCAGTAATCCACCTGTCTGGGCCAAGGCAGAATTATCCCAGTAAAGACATGCTAAGGGTCTATTCCTTCTTGAACTGGTTTAGGGGTTAATGTCTTTCAAGttttggaatcataaaatatataagtaaccTTAAGTAACAGGAGTTTATTAAAGGATGCTGCTGTGTTTTTGCCCCAGGTTTTTGCTATTCTAGTATCTCCTTCCCTTTTGAGGTGTTGATGCTAGCAATTCTCCCATGCTCTCCCTTTATCCCGACCTTCTCAGCCCAAAGCAGGAAAGATCTAATTTGTTCATTTACTCACCATCTACTATTAGATGCTCTGGTTCAGTCACACATGTCCAGTATAACAAGACTGGTCTCTCTACAAGCCCACTGCCATCTTTCTTAAAGGAAACTGTGTACCTAGCAGACACTATGAGACTTCATGATCTGTCCAGTGCAAGGCTTTAGATACATTTTACCAGACTGTCTTTTAAAAGGGTCTTCCCAACCTACCTTGCCACCAGAAATGTGTGAGACTGCTTCTCTCTTAGAATATTTGTCAGTAGTGAGGAGATCCATTCTTTTATAAATGATCAGCTAAGATGGTAGACAAAAAGGCTAGAATATTGTTTAAATATACAAATGCAATTTCTTAGTAGTAAAATTGACTACTTCACCATATACTTGTTAATCAGCTAAATTTTCTTGATGCGTAATCTCTTTTGGTCCTTTCCTCCTTTATCGATTTAGAACTGAATGTTTTCCATATCCATTTGTATGAGCTAATCATAATTTAAAGATATTGGCCATTTTTTTGCTATATTTATGGTAAGTCTAtgctcctccttcttcttcttgcttTTAAACTTTGGATAAGTTTATCTTTTAATGGatataatttcagaatttttcagaTAATCAaagctattaatatttttctttgtaattcatTTCATCCCTTTGGCTCTTAAAAAGCGTTCCTTTTCTGTTCCATAGATTcgttaaacattttaaattcctCTTGTTTTAATATTgtctgtatttaaaatgtttatttaaactcatggatacagagagcacattggtggttgccagaggtggggggagggtgaaaTGGgtgggggtcaaaaggtacaaacttccagttataaaataaataagttctgggatgtagtgtacagcatggtgaccatagtGGATAATACtgaattgtatatttgaaaatatataatctaaattaatattttgaacaaaaaagCACGCATTTCCTATCTGCATTAATAATTGAAACATcttgttccatttgtttatggTGTTACTTGTTTTtagttacacatttttatataaaataaagtttgtgTCTCAAGAGTAAGTAAAGAATAGTCCAGATTGGGCTAAAATACCAAAGTAAATATGAGATACTCATAGGTCACtcaataaataaactgtgaaTCAAAATTGacatcaatttaattttatttcataatcaaCTAAACATTTCGAATCAGACAGAACTTTAAAAGTTCCtagtttttatcttaatttcacATTTCATACGTTGCACAATATTTATAAGATATTCAGTTTGATTGTTTTGTAACTTGGGGAGAGGGGTGGCCACAATTCTGCCAGATTATTAAATTCACCAGAAGATTTTTGCTCcctttttcttaatttgagaGATATAAAGCAATTTTTATTCCCAGTATAAATTCTAGATAAAAACCATACACTTTGCTTACTtatcatattaaatattaagGATGACATACAAGCAAAAAGATAGCCTTGTTACTAAGTTAATGCCCTCCTGAAATCTTACGTGGCTATATAACAATTGCTAAATTTGTTAAAGACCAACTTACAACAAATTGGTGATCttgtgagctttttttttctttctttctttcttcctcctcttttcccttcttcctcccttccttcctcttctttctttctttctttctttctttctttctttctttctttctttctttctttctttctttctttctttctggtataTTACATTAGAGAGCATCAGTCTGTagacatcattaagaaaaattGTCCTTGAGGAACAATGgaaaatatatgctaaataaaaatattaaagaaaatgctaTACACAATCTCTTACTATGTAGAAATTATTACATTCTTGAACCATATTCGGATGCTATTACCTGTGAGCACTGAATTGCAAAAACTAAAATgagagtacattttttttcttcactagaAATCCCAATGTtcagagaaacaaatgaacagcAACATAAGCTAAATAGTCACTATATCAGATATGAACCACAGGTCTTTTGAATAATACTCCAGTGAATGCGTGTCCTTAAATGAAAAGGGGCAGTCACAGGCATTTGGCCACTGAAGCCCTCTGGTACCCATATTTGGGAATGTACCTTTCTTTATGAGGGTGGCGCTCTGTGGAAGCAGACTCCTTACGTAACTGCACCAAGGACCATATGGCATGGTTTAATCATTGTACAAAGACTCTCCATAGAATCTGAGGCTGAAATTCGTAAGAAAGCACACAAGGGATGATGCCTGATGAGTCAATCGAAGAAGGAGAATTCTTCATGGTTATAACATGTATTTCATGACAGTACTGACCCTTATTTGTTTGTCTGGAAGTTCCAACAGAAAGTCTCTAGATAAAGTGCTTTCCCAATTGCTAGATTTAGATCTAAGAAATACAATTTATCCCTTAGGAAAAATGTAAGCTCAGTGTTAACGTTTGTCTTTAGGTCAATGAATTGgatttgctgttgtttttctaaCAACATAACGGCAACAGTGAAGAAAAGTTAAATCATCTCAGTAAACCCATGGATTTTGCCTCAGTGATGTAGATAACTATTCTTGGGAAAGGCACAAAAATAAGTGTCAAAATTGAAGTGTTCTATAATACCCACAGAGATTCCCTTTCTTTGCCTGGTTCCCACACCTCTTGAGTGCCATCAAGGAACTTTAAGAAATCTCTGGTCTGTCATTTTTGTGCTCATATAATCCATTAAAAATCCAGGTTTGTTAAGTTGATTCACGTCATtctgaagaaagtaaaattaaaattccttaggacaggtttatttttaaaaagtgacatagtgattttttcccctttatagtCACATCGGACAGTGAATGAGGATTGTAAACCACAAATAtctaaagttttaattttagtctAAAATACATGTATGTGCTGTATCACAGCTGAATCTTAGATAAGAATCACCATCTTTAACAGCCTTCACGTTGagtacaaaatacataaatagataacTATTTGGGAAATATTACTATTTTGTGAGTCACAAGGAAGGAAAGCATGTAttcaaagaaaatatgttttacattataatgtccaactgactgagcaTAATTCAGCTTGGAAACTCATTGGCTGTTTGGCCCAGGACCTCAAAATTCCGTTTAGCCTATTTGTAATTTTGTGTCAGTAAAAGACaagtaaaggaagaaacaaactaaaaacaaaagcaccCTCCTCAGGAATCTGGGAATGCCTTTATAATGGACTCATAGGCAGGTGGAGGTGGTGTGGAAAAGCCCACTCGAAGGCTGTGACTGGACCAGTGGAAGTCAGGACGGCCCAGACTGTGCGAAGTGCTGATGGCGGGAACCCTACTGGAAGTGGGCAGAGTCACCAGCTGACTGTCAGTTTCCACCGGAAGTGGGGGGCTTTGCAGAAAGGGATGGAAAGTGGAAGCTCTGAAGCTTGATTTTCTTGGAAAAGAATTTGCTTGTTCCAGGGAAGCTTGTCGCTGGAAGGTGAGACTGGCCAGGCTGAGGTTGCTTCGCCGTTCACAGCCACTGTGGCGGTAAAATCCAGTTCTGTTGAGGCCATGGTTATAAGAAGACCTTGATCGCCGGTTCGAACTCCATTGTGAGATGGGGGCGCTGGCTCTTCTtcgagacaaacaaacaaacagagccCAAATAAATCCAGCAATTACGAGTACAATTGCAATGGACACTGTGAAGGACATTATGACatcctctgaaacaaacaaacaaacaaaatcaaatagGTAGTTTAATTTGTAAGTAGGTGTTCAGTGAAAAACAGGGCAGAATACAAATAGTAACTATGGAATAAGTGATCAATTGAAGCAGATTTTGAATTAGGGAAATAAAAGACAGCGCTAGATGCATATGAATATCAGCCGATATGCTTCCGTTTATTAAAGGAAAAGGATAGAAAGTAGCATGTTTAGCTCTAGCATTCCCATTGCTTATGCTATTTTCTcaccttacagaaataaataataaaaatagtcttcttttctttaaaggcCATTCTTTAGTTCATAAATTCTTATAAGGTTGCAAATATAGTCCAAAGATTATTTCCTTTTGAGTTACAGCGGTAATAATGTGCCAGAAATTGATAAAGGATTCTGTAGTCAAATTGactttgctttttcctctgtctGCTTTCATTGTCCCCAGTGATGTCTCCCACCTGCTGGCTTCATGATGTCTCACTTCCTGTGCTCCTTCTGAGACAGGAAGTGCTGAGCTAGACCCATCTGGTGGGCTGACTGATCTATGTTCTATTTCCTGAGCTCCTGTACTGTAACCTGTATCTCTGACTCACTGATGACATGACCTATTGCAGACTACTGTGCTCTTTCTCGGACCACCAGCTCCAGTTCATGCTGCTATCATGCCTTCACTGTGCTAATGAAATTTTTATCCCCTGAATCCACAGACTCTCTGCTATACATCAGTATCCTGCAATTCACAGAACTGGTATTTGTTCAGGATTCCTGTTCCAGGAGCAGGGGAGTTGTTTTCCCAAAATGGAAATTCTACCTTATTGCTTCTTGTgaactgaaaacatgtttttGAGTAAAGCTGCTTAGCAGAGCCCCTGCTCTGAATGTGAAGACACTCTGGATATTAGAAGACCCCTCTTCAGCCTCATCGCTCACCACAtttccccaccctccactccGTGATCTAACCCACGAATCATGTTGATCTTCTCACTATCCCAAATCTGGCCTTTTTCCCCGAAGTTCTGTGCTTTTccacctctttttctctctatctGTACACAAGTTTTCAATTTCTGTCTGAAAAACCTATTCTTAAAGACTCATTTCAAGTACTGCTTTTTGGATAAAGACCCCTTAAGTTTCATAAACAAAAATTAGTTACTGTTAAGTAAAGAGGTAAGCTGTCTTATCAAATTGCTTGTCTAGGGATTCTGTACTGAGAAGGCCATGGATTGGAAATTAGCTAAGTGGGGTTGTGAGAGTGTGAAAACAAGAGAGGGGCTACGAGTACCTTGAAGTTCCTCCCTTCGCGAGGTAGAGTCTCTTTCCCACCCCTCGGAAGCTGGGCTGGCTTCACACCTTGCTTTGGCCAATAAGATGGGATGGAAATGAGGCTGTGCAAAATGAAGCCTAAGCTTCAAGAGGTCTCTCAGCTTCTACCCCTGTTGCTCTTGGAAGCCCTCTAACTGCCAGCATCTACAAGCCCAGCCTACTGGTGATGAGAGACACATTGGACCACTTACCACTGTTGCCCAGGCCAAGAGCCTGCTATCTCCAAACACATGAATGGGGTCATCCTAGATAATTCAGATGTTAGTTAAACTAACAACTTACTGTGACCCATGAGGGAAGACCAGCAGAAAATCTATTAAGCTGATCCCAACCCAAACTCCTGACCCATAGAATTGTGAgctaaataaatgatatttttaagctACTATATTTTGGGGTAGATTG
Above is a window of Zalophus californianus isolate mZalCal1 chromosome 7, mZalCal1.pri.v2, whole genome shotgun sequence DNA encoding:
- the MYCT1 gene encoding myc target protein 1 isoform X2 — protein: MSFTVSIAIVLVIAGFIWALFVCLSRRRASAPISQWSSNRRSRSSYNHGLNRTGFYRHSGCERRSNLSLASLTFQRQASLEQANSFPRKSSFRASTFHPFLQSPPLPVETDSQLVTLPTSSRVPAISTSHSLGRPDFHWSSHSLRVGFSTPPPPAYESIIKAFPDS
- the MYCT1 gene encoding myc target protein 1 isoform X1; this translates as MANNTTSLGSPWPENFWEDVIMSFTVSIAIVLVIAGFIWALFVCLSRRRASAPISQWSSNRRSRSSYNHGLNRTGFYRHSGCERRSNLSLASLTFQRQASLEQANSFPRKSSFRASTFHPFLQSPPLPVETDSQLVTLPTSSRVPAISTSHSLGRPDFHWSSHSLRVGFSTPPPPAYESIIKAFPDS